Proteins encoded by one window of Nocardia goodfellowii:
- a CDS encoding DUF397 domain-containing protein: MATTASPLPEHTGWFTSSRSNNGNQCVEVRFDGDAVLIRDSKYRRNPANRLADEPIITVTASQWNSFLKLLDSGRAHDQLLVRTSADGSATLRHRDITLSYTPEEWTAFLAGVRDGEFDRVPQAR, translated from the coding sequence ATGGCCACCACCGCGAGTCCGCTGCCGGAGCACACCGGCTGGTTCACATCGTCTCGTTCCAATAACGGCAACCAATGCGTCGAGGTCCGATTCGATGGTGATGCGGTGCTCATCCGCGACAGCAAATACCGCCGCAACCCGGCCAACCGCCTTGCCGACGAGCCCATCATCACGGTTACCGCGAGTCAATGGAATTCGTTCCTGAAGCTCCTCGACAGCGGACGAGCACATGATCAGTTGCTCGTGCGCACCTCCGCCGACGGCAGCGCGACGTTGCGCCACCGCGACATCACCCTCAGCTACACCCCGGAGGAATGGACCGCCTTCCTGGCGGGCGTCCGCGACGGGGAATTCGACCGGGTCCCGCAGGCCCGCTAG
- a CDS encoding NUDIX domain-containing protein yields MRPETLEHIERDLRASARAEGITDFVVGVAVFRDHKLLVVRRVPNAYYGGMYELPGGGVEAGETFAECVVRELHEETGLRVRGIVEFLGGVDYATRTKARVRKFSFIVEAEPGRVELAPGEHDAHAWIDAGALEVLPFAPDTRETIRVLVDSLDQSHRA; encoded by the coding sequence ATGCGGCCCGAGACACTCGAACACATCGAGCGGGACCTGCGGGCGAGCGCGCGGGCCGAGGGCATCACCGACTTCGTGGTGGGCGTCGCCGTCTTCCGTGACCACAAGCTGCTGGTGGTGCGCCGGGTGCCGAATGCCTACTACGGCGGGATGTACGAACTGCCGGGCGGCGGCGTCGAGGCCGGGGAGACCTTCGCCGAGTGCGTCGTCCGGGAACTGCACGAGGAGACCGGGCTTCGGGTGCGCGGCATCGTGGAGTTCCTCGGCGGCGTCGACTACGCCACCCGCACCAAGGCCAGGGTGCGCAAGTTCTCCTTCATCGTCGAAGCCGAGCCCGGCCGGGTGGAATTGGCACCGGGTGAGCACGACGCCCACGCCTGGATCGACGCGGGCGCGCTCGAGGTGCTGCCGTTCGCGCCCGATACCCGCGAGACCATCCGGGTTCTGGTCGATTCGCTGGATCAGTCGCACCGGGCCTGA
- a CDS encoding Scr1 family TA system antitoxin-like transcriptional regulator, producing MAPVSPTVARWELVLRLRELREQRGFDSATFAKRVGFTAANWSHVEKGRRVLTANTIGPVLELLEVDAEERTELLALLEASKQRGWWTKSSALIGPELQRLYGMEFGAQSIRSYDSLIVPGLLQTEDYARALISADVMIRPVQVEQLVSIRMRRQERLFGPSPVELTAVIGEAALRQQTGGPQVLRGQLSHLSDLLEKHDNIEVRVIPFTATAGAILGGSSFHLIDFAGDQLPTFGWAESSVFGGAVEDPDLVRDLGFAYVRALDQSLSRDGSLALLRAYDKV from the coding sequence ATGGCACCCGTTTCGCCCACTGTCGCGCGCTGGGAACTGGTGTTGCGCCTGCGGGAATTACGGGAACAGCGCGGCTTCGACTCCGCGACCTTCGCCAAACGTGTCGGCTTCACCGCCGCGAACTGGTCGCACGTGGAGAAGGGCCGCCGCGTCCTCACCGCCAACACCATCGGTCCCGTCCTCGAACTGCTCGAAGTGGACGCCGAGGAACGCACCGAACTGCTGGCGCTGCTGGAAGCCAGCAAGCAGCGCGGCTGGTGGACCAAGTCCTCGGCGCTGATCGGCCCGGAACTGCAACGGCTCTACGGTATGGAGTTCGGCGCGCAGAGCATCCGCAGTTACGACAGTCTCATCGTGCCCGGCCTGCTGCAGACCGAGGATTACGCGCGCGCGTTGATCAGCGCCGACGTCATGATCCGGCCGGTGCAGGTGGAACAGCTGGTGAGTATCCGAATGCGGCGGCAGGAACGGCTTTTCGGGCCGAGCCCGGTGGAGTTGACGGCGGTGATCGGGGAGGCCGCGCTGCGCCAGCAGACCGGCGGGCCGCAGGTGCTGCGCGGGCAGTTGAGTCACCTGTCCGATCTGCTGGAGAAGCACGACAACATCGAGGTGCGGGTCATCCCGTTCACCGCGACCGCCGGCGCGATTCTCGGCGGCTCCAGTTTCCACCTGATCGACTTCGCCGGCGATCAGCTGCCGACCTTCGGGTGGGCGGAGAGCTCGGTGTTCGGCGGGGCTGTCGAGGATCCGGACCTGGTGCGCGATCTCGGTTTCGCATACGTGCGCGCGCTCGACCAATCTCTTTCTCGTGACGGGTCATTGGCGCTGCTCAGAGCCTATGACAAAGTGTAA
- a CDS encoding M13 family metallopeptidase, producing MTSELTSPSGIDLSHLNAAVRVQDDLFAHVNGKWLDTYEIPADRSVDGAFRALYDQAELDVQAIIQNAAAEQAEAGTDARKIGDLYTSFMDTETVTAAGLAPIADELAAVRAVSDRSDFAALLGRLQRTGVGGAVSFYVDTDDKNSTRYLAHTTQAGIGLPDESYYRQDEFAEIRAKYLAHIGRMFALAAADPRIAALLPSDLDGIGERVFELEKKLAAGHWDVVKRRDAELSYNLTTFAELTATNPEFDWAAWTSALAEGVDKSGPELFAEVVVRQPEFLRTFAQTWDSESLDDWKAWTAWRIIRSRAAYLTDELVEESFDFNGRTLSGQPENRERWKRGVSLVEALLGEAVGKLYVARHFPPEAKARMVELVANLQEAYRRNISQLDWMSPETRQAALAKLEKFTPKIGYPDNWRDYSAVEIDPADLVGNYRRGYAADHDRDLNKLGGPVDRTEWFMTPQTVNAYYNPGMNEIVFPAAILQPPFFDMNADDAANYGGIGAVIGHEIGHGFDDQGAKYDGDGNMVDWWTDNDRAEFGKRTKALIEQYNALSPQELSDDHKVNGAFTVGENIGDLGGLSIALEAYRISLDGKEASVLDGLTGLQRVFYGWAQVWRTKARTEEAIRRLSIDPHSPPEFRCNAVVRNVDSFYEAFDVGPGDALYMEPAERVRIW from the coding sequence GTGACTTCCGAACTGACGAGCCCTTCCGGTATCGATCTGTCCCACCTGAATGCGGCCGTGCGGGTGCAGGACGACCTGTTCGCGCATGTCAACGGCAAATGGCTGGACACCTATGAGATTCCCGCCGACCGGTCGGTCGACGGCGCGTTCCGCGCGCTCTACGACCAGGCCGAGCTGGACGTGCAAGCAATCATCCAGAATGCCGCCGCCGAACAGGCCGAGGCGGGGACCGACGCGCGCAAAATCGGCGATCTGTACACCAGCTTCATGGACACCGAGACCGTCACCGCGGCCGGACTGGCCCCGATCGCCGACGAACTCGCCGCCGTGCGAGCCGTGAGCGATCGCTCCGATTTCGCGGCGCTGCTCGGCCGGTTGCAGCGCACCGGTGTCGGTGGCGCGGTCTCGTTCTACGTCGACACCGACGACAAGAACTCCACCCGTTACCTGGCCCACACCACGCAGGCGGGCATCGGCCTGCCGGACGAGTCGTACTACCGGCAGGACGAATTCGCCGAGATCCGGGCCAAATACCTCGCGCACATCGGCCGGATGTTCGCGCTCGCGGCCGCCGATCCCCGCATCGCGGCGCTGCTGCCCTCGGATCTGGACGGGATCGGCGAGCGGGTCTTCGAGTTGGAGAAGAAGCTCGCCGCCGGGCACTGGGACGTGGTGAAGCGGCGCGACGCCGAATTGAGCTACAACCTCACCACCTTCGCCGAACTCACCGCGACCAACCCGGAATTCGACTGGGCCGCGTGGACTTCCGCGCTCGCCGAAGGCGTGGACAAGTCCGGCCCCGAACTGTTCGCCGAGGTCGTGGTGCGGCAGCCGGAGTTCCTGCGTACCTTCGCCCAGACCTGGGATTCGGAATCGCTGGACGACTGGAAGGCGTGGACGGCGTGGCGGATCATCCGTTCCCGCGCCGCCTACCTCACCGACGAACTGGTCGAGGAAAGCTTCGACTTCAACGGGCGCACGTTGAGCGGTCAGCCGGAGAACCGGGAGCGCTGGAAGCGCGGAGTGTCCCTGGTCGAGGCGCTGCTGGGCGAAGCGGTCGGCAAACTGTATGTGGCGCGGCACTTCCCGCCCGAGGCCAAGGCGCGCATGGTCGAGCTGGTGGCCAACCTGCAGGAGGCATACCGGCGCAATATCTCCCAGCTCGACTGGATGAGCCCGGAGACCAGGCAGGCCGCGCTGGCCAAGCTGGAGAAGTTCACGCCCAAGATCGGCTACCCGGACAACTGGCGCGACTACTCCGCCGTCGAGATCGATCCGGCCGATCTGGTCGGCAACTACCGGCGCGGCTACGCCGCCGATCACGACCGCGACCTGAACAAACTCGGTGGTCCGGTCGACCGCACCGAATGGTTCATGACACCGCAGACGGTGAACGCCTACTACAACCCGGGCATGAACGAAATCGTCTTTCCCGCCGCCATTCTGCAGCCGCCGTTCTTCGACATGAACGCCGACGACGCCGCGAACTACGGCGGTATCGGCGCGGTCATCGGCCACGAGATCGGGCACGGATTCGACGACCAGGGCGCGAAATACGACGGCGACGGCAATATGGTCGACTGGTGGACCGACAACGACCGGGCCGAATTCGGTAAGCGCACCAAGGCTTTGATCGAGCAGTACAACGCCTTGTCGCCGCAGGAGCTCTCCGACGACCACAAGGTCAACGGCGCGTTCACCGTGGGTGAGAACATCGGCGACCTGGGCGGCCTCTCGATCGCGCTGGAGGCGTACCGCATCTCCCTGGACGGCAAGGAAGCCTCGGTGCTGGACGGCCTCACCGGTCTGCAGCGCGTCTTCTACGGCTGGGCGCAGGTGTGGCGCACCAAGGCCCGCACCGAGGAGGCCATCCGCCGCCTGTCCATCGATCCGCACTCGCCGCCGGAATTCCGCTGCAACGCCGTTGTCCGCAATGTGGACAGCTTCTATGAGGCCTTCGACGTCGGACCGGGTGACGCGTTGTACATGGAACCCGCTGAGCGCGTACGGATCTGGTAG
- a CDS encoding ABC transporter ATP-binding protein has translation MATVHFDGVTHQYPGAPSPAVDNLELDIADGEFIVLVGPSGCGKSTSLRMLAGLESVERGRILIDGKDVTGLPPRARDVAMVFQSYALYPNMTVAENMGFALRNMGMSKSDTKVRVLEAAKMLELEALLDRKPAKLSGGQRQRVAMGRAIVRRPRVFCMDEPLSNLDAKLRVSTRSQIAALQKRLGTTTVYVTHDQVEAMTMGHRVAVMLDGKLQQIAAPRELYDNPLNTFVAGFIGSPGMNLLEAPVEDGHAVLEDLRIAVPNNNSQARVIIGIRPESWEVTTDPDNSLAVDAELLEELGAESFVYSHPITAAWSSRSGKVVARVDRHFQIALGERLRLRPKLDEIFFFDAETEQRLR, from the coding sequence ATGGCGACAGTGCACTTCGACGGGGTGACGCACCAGTATCCCGGTGCGCCGAGCCCTGCTGTCGACAACCTCGAACTCGACATCGCCGACGGGGAATTCATCGTCCTCGTCGGCCCGTCGGGCTGCGGCAAATCCACCAGCCTGCGCATGCTCGCGGGCCTGGAATCGGTGGAGCGGGGCCGCATCCTGATCGACGGCAAGGACGTCACCGGATTGCCGCCCAGGGCCCGGGACGTCGCCATGGTCTTCCAGTCCTACGCGCTCTACCCCAATATGACCGTCGCCGAGAACATGGGCTTCGCGCTACGCAATATGGGAATGAGCAAGTCCGACACCAAGGTCCGGGTGCTGGAAGCCGCGAAAATGCTCGAACTCGAAGCGCTGCTGGATCGCAAACCGGCGAAACTCTCCGGTGGCCAGCGGCAGCGGGTCGCCATGGGGCGCGCCATCGTGCGCCGCCCGCGGGTCTTCTGCATGGACGAGCCGCTGTCCAACCTGGACGCCAAACTCCGGGTCAGCACCCGCTCGCAGATCGCCGCCCTGCAAAAACGGCTCGGCACCACCACCGTCTATGTCACCCACGATCAAGTCGAGGCCATGACGATGGGGCATCGGGTCGCGGTCATGCTCGACGGCAAACTCCAGCAGATCGCCGCACCGCGCGAGCTCTACGACAACCCGCTGAACACTTTCGTCGCCGGCTTCATCGGTTCACCGGGCATGAACCTGCTCGAGGCGCCCGTCGAAGATGGTCACGCGGTGCTCGAGGACCTCCGGATCGCGGTGCCCAACAACAACTCCCAGGCCCGCGTGATCATCGGTATCCGCCCCGAATCCTGGGAAGTCACCACCGATCCCGACAACAGCCTGGCGGTCGACGCCGAACTGCTCGAGGAGCTCGGCGCCGAATCCTTCGTCTACAGCCACCCGATCACCGCGGCGTGGTCCAGCCGCTCCGGGAAGGTCGTCGCCCGCGTCGACCGGCACTTCCAGATCGCCCTGGGCGAGCGGCTGCGGCTGCGGCCCAAGCTGGACGAGATCTTCTTCTTCGACGCCGAGACCGAGCAGCGCCTGCGCTGA
- a CDS encoding ABC transporter substrate-binding protein gives MSRRGFIGLTGAAAAGALLTACAGGGSGSKQGGDSKTISFWSNHPGTSKDFELELINRFQAAYPDLKVNLVDAGKNYEEVSQKFNAALSGGDLPDVVVLSDVWWFNYALNGTIEPLDGHFGDAGVKLDDYVDSLAADYLFNGKHYALPYARSTPLFYYNKDVWSKAGLPDRGPNSWQEFDEWGPRIQAVVGPDKLAHGWGDAKNYLAWTFQGPNWTFGGAYSDKWTLKFNDPNTIKAGQFLRDMIHTKKYAGIKPQIAVDFGAGVIASCIASTGDLRGITKNAEGKLSFGTAFLPHPNGPGVTTGGAGLAIPSRISDERKVNALKFIEFITNATNTAYFSQNTGYMPVRKSAVSDPSEQEFLAKNPNSKVAIDQLAVTKSQDYARVFVPGGDQIIGTGLEQIGLQNADPATVFAGVTTQLQAIIDRQITPKLPK, from the coding sequence CTGTCGCGGCGCGGCTTCATCGGCTTGACCGGCGCGGCCGCCGCCGGCGCCCTGCTCACCGCGTGTGCGGGCGGCGGCAGCGGCAGCAAGCAGGGCGGTGACAGCAAGACCATCTCGTTCTGGTCCAACCATCCCGGCACCTCGAAGGATTTCGAGCTGGAGCTGATCAACCGATTCCAGGCCGCCTATCCCGACCTGAAGGTGAACCTGGTCGACGCGGGCAAGAACTACGAGGAGGTGTCGCAGAAGTTCAACGCGGCGCTGTCCGGCGGTGATCTGCCCGATGTGGTTGTGCTGTCGGACGTCTGGTGGTTCAACTACGCGCTCAACGGCACCATCGAACCGCTGGACGGGCACTTCGGCGACGCCGGGGTGAAGCTCGACGACTACGTCGACTCGCTGGCGGCGGACTACCTGTTCAACGGCAAGCACTACGCACTGCCCTACGCCCGCTCGACCCCGCTGTTCTATTACAACAAGGACGTGTGGTCCAAAGCCGGTCTGCCGGACCGCGGTCCGAACAGCTGGCAGGAGTTCGACGAGTGGGGTCCGCGGATTCAGGCCGTCGTCGGCCCGGACAAGCTCGCGCACGGCTGGGGTGACGCCAAGAACTACCTGGCCTGGACCTTCCAGGGACCGAACTGGACCTTCGGCGGCGCCTACTCCGACAAGTGGACGCTGAAGTTCAACGACCCCAACACCATCAAGGCCGGTCAGTTCCTGCGGGACATGATCCACACCAAGAAGTACGCGGGCATCAAGCCGCAGATCGCGGTCGATTTCGGCGCCGGCGTCATCGCCTCCTGTATCGCCTCCACCGGCGATCTGCGCGGCATCACCAAGAACGCCGAGGGCAAGCTGAGTTTCGGCACCGCGTTCCTGCCGCACCCGAACGGTCCGGGCGTCACCACCGGCGGCGCGGGCCTGGCCATCCCGTCGCGCATCTCCGATGAGCGGAAGGTGAACGCGCTCAAGTTCATCGAGTTCATCACCAATGCCACCAACACCGCGTACTTCTCGCAGAACACCGGCTACATGCCGGTCCGCAAATCGGCGGTCAGTGATCCGAGCGAGCAGGAATTCCTGGCGAAGAATCCGAACTCCAAGGTCGCCATCGACCAGCTGGCGGTGACCAAGTCGCAGGACTACGCCCGGGTATTCGTGCCGGGCGGCGACCAGATCATCGGTACCGGGCTGGAACAGATCGGTCTGCAGAATGCCGACCCGGCCACGGTCTTCGCCGGAGTGACCACCCAGCTGCAGGCCATCATCGACCGGCAGATCACCCCGAAACTGCCCAAGTAG
- a CDS encoding carbohydrate ABC transporter permease has product MRSRPERVLPQPRGKGWRGRPWQDYALFFVLVAPNLALLTLFVYRPLVDNIRLSFTDFNISDQFVTYIGFENYTEWFGRDDSWQIVSNTLIFTVAAVAGSMVLGLALALLLDRKLFGRNMVRSAIFAPFVISGAAIGVAFQFIFDPSFGLVQDLLHRIGVDKVPDFYQDPDWALFMVTVTYIWKNLGYSFVIYLAALQGVRAELMEAAEIDGASRWTTFTKVLLPQLRPTTFFLSITVLLNSLQVFDIINVMTRGGPLGTGTMTMVYQVYEESFRNFRAGYGATVATIMFLVLLIVTLVQVRIMDRGER; this is encoded by the coding sequence GTGCGATCCAGACCCGAGCGTGTACTCCCGCAACCCCGAGGTAAGGGTTGGCGCGGACGGCCGTGGCAGGACTACGCGCTGTTCTTCGTGCTGGTAGCTCCGAATCTCGCGCTGCTCACGCTGTTCGTCTACCGGCCGCTGGTCGACAACATCCGGCTCTCGTTCACCGACTTCAATATCTCCGACCAGTTCGTCACCTACATCGGATTCGAGAACTACACCGAGTGGTTCGGCCGCGACGACTCCTGGCAGATCGTCTCCAACACCCTGATCTTCACCGTGGCCGCCGTGGCCGGATCCATGGTGCTGGGTCTGGCACTGGCGCTGCTGCTGGACCGGAAGCTGTTCGGCCGCAATATGGTCCGCTCGGCCATCTTCGCGCCGTTCGTGATCTCCGGCGCCGCCATCGGCGTGGCCTTCCAGTTCATCTTCGATCCCAGCTTCGGCCTGGTGCAGGATCTGCTGCACCGGATCGGCGTGGACAAGGTGCCCGACTTCTATCAAGACCCGGACTGGGCGCTGTTCATGGTGACGGTGACCTACATCTGGAAGAACCTCGGCTACAGCTTCGTCATCTATCTGGCCGCGCTGCAAGGCGTTCGGGCCGAGTTGATGGAGGCCGCCGAGATCGACGGCGCGAGCCGCTGGACCACATTCACCAAAGTGCTGCTGCCGCAACTGCGTCCGACGACGTTCTTCCTGTCCATCACGGTGCTGCTGAACTCACTGCAGGTCTTCGACATCATCAATGTGATGACCCGCGGCGGGCCGCTCGGCACCGGCACCATGACGATGGTCTACCAGGTGTACGAGGAGTCGTTCCGCAACTTCCGCGCGGGCTACGGCGCGACCGTGGCCACCATCATGTTCCTGGTGCTGCTCATCGTGACGCTGGTGCAGGTGCGCATCATGGATCGAGGCGAACGGTGA
- a CDS encoding pirin family protein: MSTLTTPHIDIHRGGDRMKTRISWLDSKHSFSFGEHYDPENTHHGLLLVNNEDVVLPGQGFETHPHRDMEIVTWVLGGSLVHQDSLGHSGVIYPGLAQRMSAGTGILHSEKNDSWRLSDAAAAHEDPVHFVQMWVVPDEPGLTPGYQQLEIDAELAAGGLVTVASGLPRYRDRTAIAINSSHSAFHVARMPGVEGTPQVIDLPDAPYLHVFVARGEVEMEGVGPLYEGDAVRLSRSGGQRVTAREPAEVLIWEMHARLGGQ, encoded by the coding sequence ATGTCCACGCTCACGACTCCCCATATCGACATCCACCGCGGCGGTGACCGCATGAAAACGCGGATATCGTGGCTGGACTCCAAGCATTCCTTCTCCTTCGGGGAGCACTACGACCCCGAGAACACTCACCACGGGTTGCTGCTGGTCAACAACGAAGACGTCGTGTTGCCGGGTCAGGGCTTCGAAACCCACCCGCACCGGGACATGGAGATCGTGACCTGGGTGCTCGGCGGCAGCCTGGTACATCAGGATTCGCTGGGCCACAGTGGCGTTATCTATCCGGGCCTGGCTCAGCGAATGAGCGCGGGTACCGGCATTCTGCACTCGGAGAAGAACGACTCCTGGCGACTGTCCGACGCCGCCGCCGCACACGAGGACCCGGTCCACTTCGTGCAGATGTGGGTGGTGCCGGATGAGCCCGGCCTGACCCCCGGTTATCAGCAGCTCGAAATCGATGCCGAACTGGCGGCCGGTGGACTGGTCACCGTGGCCTCGGGCCTGCCGCGCTATCGCGATCGCACCGCCATCGCCATCAACAGCAGCCATTCGGCGTTCCATGTGGCGCGGATGCCGGGCGTCGAAGGCACACCGCAGGTCATCGATCTTCCCGACGCACCGTATCTGCATGTGTTCGTCGCGCGGGGCGAGGTGGAGATGGAGGGTGTGGGTCCGCTGTACGAGGGTGATGCCGTGCGGCTCAGCAGATCCGGCGGTCAGCGCGTCACCGCCCGCGAGCCCGCCGAGGTTCTCATCTGGGAGATGCACGCGCGCCTGGGCGGGCAGTAG
- a CDS encoding carbohydrate ABC transporter permease, protein MVCVLIIVGVPLFWIFITSFKARPDIYVQPAVYWPHSWHPENYSEATTTLPYWTFLRNSLVITGVIAAVKFVLGIFSAYGLVFLRFPGKTFVFLVIIAALMVPNQITVISNYALIAQLGWRNTFQGIIVPLCGVAFGTFLMRNHFLSLPSEVIEAARMDGAGWWRLLTRVVLPMSGPTMVAFAVVTLVNEWNEYLWPFLMADTTDVATLPVGLTLLQNTENPSVTNWGPVMSGTLLTMLPILVVFLLLQRHMIKGLTSGAVKG, encoded by the coding sequence ATGGTGTGCGTACTGATCATCGTCGGGGTGCCGCTGTTCTGGATCTTCATCACCTCGTTCAAGGCGCGCCCCGACATCTATGTGCAGCCCGCGGTGTACTGGCCGCACAGCTGGCATCCGGAGAACTACAGCGAGGCCACCACCACGCTGCCGTATTGGACCTTCCTGCGGAATTCGCTGGTCATCACCGGTGTGATCGCGGCGGTGAAGTTCGTCCTCGGCATCTTCAGCGCCTACGGGCTGGTCTTCCTGCGCTTCCCCGGCAAGACCTTCGTGTTCCTGGTGATCATCGCCGCGCTGATGGTGCCGAACCAGATCACGGTGATCTCCAACTACGCGCTGATCGCCCAGCTAGGCTGGCGAAATACCTTCCAGGGCATCATCGTTCCGCTCTGCGGCGTCGCCTTCGGCACTTTCCTGATGCGCAACCACTTCCTGTCACTGCCGAGCGAAGTGATCGAGGCCGCGCGCATGGACGGCGCGGGCTGGTGGCGCCTGCTCACCCGGGTGGTGCTGCCGATGTCCGGGCCCACCATGGTCGCGTTCGCGGTCGTCACGCTGGTCAACGAGTGGAACGAATATCTCTGGCCGTTCCTGATGGCCGACACCACCGATGTCGCGACACTGCCCGTCGGCCTGACTCTGCTGCAGAACACCGAGAATCCGAGCGTCACCAACTGGGGCCCGGTGATGTCGGGGACATTGCTGACGATGCTGCCGATCCTCGTGGTGTTCCTGCTCCTGCAACGTCACATGATCAAAGGCCTCACCTCGGGTGCGGTCAAAGGTTAA
- a CDS encoding DUF4185 domain-containing protein: MGLLPEKLDAPVVFGAVLAGLLCVPSPAQADPHPWAPPPVNLCGEVGFDPLLRQPDPSLPPPPPVQIPPRIEIPVPVPEFTPVPVPDPPQDNTRVKSEPLPADPCRNPCPDVRDTPEPEESTEPETPDTGSGSGSSSGSGRFELPRLEIKPEIEPIPIPYPGDDGAEPQPAPPRVVHPAEPGPVAEPVAGPQVERVELVSQVTGHGSLNRTDLRWQVDGTDLGLMWETEPGKVAVVFGDTFGAGWVTGGAGGPDWRSNVLGFSTDRHLEDGLTIDSFVQDSRCHAAEFLASRKIKNWETTVIPTSGFALGARQYLSYMSVNRWSRIPGLWSTNYGGIAYSDDGGSTWVKDEHAKWDNMFGRGRFQVAAMVPQGDYVYMFGTPNGRIGMIALARVPKAEVLNKSAYQYWVDGNWAPAAENGADPIVLGLASEISVRYDAAAEQWQMVYLDPGKGAIVVRNAAAPQGIWTEAATLVTTADYPKSYGGFIHPWSTSEDLYFTMSAWDSYNVYLMRAKLKPSE, from the coding sequence ATGGGATTGCTGCCGGAGAAACTGGATGCGCCAGTGGTCTTCGGAGCGGTCCTAGCCGGACTGCTCTGCGTGCCGTCCCCGGCGCAGGCCGACCCGCATCCGTGGGCGCCGCCGCCGGTGAATCTGTGCGGCGAGGTCGGCTTCGATCCGCTGCTGCGGCAACCCGACCCCAGTCTGCCGCCTCCGCCGCCGGTCCAGATTCCGCCGAGGATCGAGATTCCGGTGCCGGTCCCCGAGTTCACCCCGGTGCCGGTGCCCGATCCGCCGCAGGACAACACGCGCGTCAAGTCGGAGCCACTGCCCGCCGATCCGTGCCGCAACCCGTGTCCGGATGTCCGGGACACTCCCGAGCCCGAGGAATCGACGGAACCGGAGACACCGGACACCGGGTCGGGTTCCGGTTCGAGTTCGGGTTCGGGCCGGTTCGAGCTGCCGCGGCTGGAGATCAAGCCGGAGATCGAGCCCATTCCGATCCCGTATCCGGGCGACGACGGGGCGGAACCGCAGCCTGCTCCGCCCCGGGTGGTGCACCCCGCCGAACCCGGGCCGGTCGCCGAGCCGGTGGCCGGCCCGCAGGTCGAGCGGGTGGAGTTGGTCAGCCAGGTCACCGGCCACGGCTCGCTCAACCGTACCGATTTGCGCTGGCAGGTCGACGGCACCGACCTGGGCCTGATGTGGGAGACCGAGCCCGGGAAGGTGGCCGTGGTCTTCGGCGACACCTTCGGTGCCGGCTGGGTGACCGGCGGAGCGGGCGGCCCGGACTGGCGCAGCAATGTGCTCGGGTTCAGCACCGACCGTCACCTCGAAGACGGTCTGACCATCGACTCCTTCGTGCAGGACAGCCGCTGCCACGCGGCCGAATTCCTGGCCAGTCGCAAGATCAAGAACTGGGAGACCACGGTCATCCCGACCTCGGGATTCGCACTGGGTGCCCGCCAGTACCTGAGCTACATGTCGGTGAACCGCTGGAGCCGCATCCCCGGGCTGTGGTCCACCAACTACGGCGGTATCGCCTACTCCGACGACGGCGGCAGCACCTGGGTCAAAGACGAGCATGCCAAGTGGGACAACATGTTCGGCCGCGGCCGCTTCCAGGTCGCCGCCATGGTCCCGCAGGGCGACTACGTCTACATGTTCGGCACACCCAACGGCCGGATCGGCATGATCGCGCTGGCCCGCGTGCCCAAGGCCGAGGTGCTCAACAAGTCGGCTTACCAGTACTGGGTCGACGGCAACTGGGCGCCCGCCGCCGAAAACGGCGCCGACCCGATCGTGCTCGGGCTCGCGAGCGAGATCTCGGTCCGCTACGACGCGGCCGCGGAACAATGGCAGATGGTTTACCTGGACCCGGGTAAGGGCGCCATCGTCGTCCGCAATGCCGCCGCGCCCCAGGGTATTTGGACCGAAGCCGCGACCCTGGTCACCACCGCCGACTATCCGAAGTCCTACGGCGGCTTCATCCACCCCTGGTCCACCAGCGAGGATCTCTACTTCACCATGTCGGCGTGGGACAGCTACAACGTCTATCTGATGCGGGCGAAGCTGAAACCGTCCGAGTGA